From Nicotiana tabacum cultivar K326 chromosome 15, ASM71507v2, whole genome shotgun sequence, the proteins below share one genomic window:
- the LOC107789377 gene encoding uncharacterized protein LOC107789377: MEGADMNKPEQVFNSLEPEFSVSSPVTRQKSAAAKQIIENHYKNYLQGLQDRLERRRALQRKAQEAQIPDEEQEKMLRNLERRETEYMRLQRHKVGIDDFELLTVIGKGAFGEVRLCRSKSTGEVFAMKKLKKSEMLSRGQVEHVRSERNLLVEVDSRCIVKLFYSFQDSDFLYLIMEYLPGGDIMTLLMREDILSEDVARFYMAESILAIHSIHQHNYVHRDIKPDNLILDRNGHLKLSDFGLCKPLENKYSSLLEDEDLTTQESISVTAVSDSAPWLMQKDQLQQWKRNRRALAYSTVGTLDYMAPEVLLKKGYGMECDWWSLGAILYEMLVGYPPFCSEDPRMTCRKIINWRACLKFPDEPKVPDEAKDLICRLLCDVESRLGTRGVEEIKAHPWFTGTKWDALYEMEAAYKPIVTGELDTQNFEKFPEVEDAQSTAPRVGPWRKMLTSKDANFIGYTFKKSDILKSAETSGIDTSSNGSKPPPSLVSLFGHVDLQDATKEDDQKRNS, from the exons ATGGAGGGTGCTGACATGAATAAGCCTGAGCAGGTGTTCAATTCTTTGGAGCCAGAATTCTCTGTTTCATCACCAGTGACTCGTCAAAAATCAGCTGCTGCTAAGCAGATCATTGAGAATCATTACAAGAACTATCTTCAAGGCTTACAAGATCGCTTAGaaag GCGAAGAGCGTTGCAGAGGAAGGCGCAAGAAGCACAGATACCGGATGAGGAGCAAGAGAAGATGCTTAGAAATTTGGAGAGGAGGGAAACTGAGTACATGAGATTGCAGAGGCATAAAGTTGGCATTGATGACTTTGAACTGTTGACTGTCATTGGTAAAGGCGCATTTGGTGAG GTTAGACTATGTCGATCCAAAAGTACTGGTGAGGTTTTTGCCATGAAGAAGTTGAAGAAATCAGAGATGCTTAGTCGGGGACAG GTTGAGCATGTCAGATCTGAGAGGAATTTGCTAGTAGAGGTTGATAGTCGGTGCatagtgaaactcttctattcttTTCAAGATTCAGATTTCTTGTACCTTATCATGGAATATTTACCTGGTGGTGACATTATGACCTTACTGATGAGAGAAGATATTCTTTCTGAAGATGTCGCACGGTTCTATATGGCAGAAAGTATTTTAGCAATTCATTCTATTCATCAGCACAATTATGTGCACAG GGATATTAAGCCTGATAACCTTATACTGGACAGAAATGGACATCTAAAGCTTTCTGATTTCGGTTTATGTAAACCACTGGAAAACAAATACTCATCACTGTTGGAAGATGAAGATCTGACAACTCAGGAGTCCATAAGTGTGACTGCCGTTAGTGATAGTGCTCCGTGGTTAATGCAAAAAGACCAATTACAACAATGGAAACGCAATCGTCGTGCCTTG GCATATTCTACTGTGGGAACTCTCGATTATATGGCACCCGAGGTTTTGTTGAAAAAAGGATATGGAATGGAATGCGATTGGTGGTCATTGGGGGCAATCTTGTATGAGATGCTTGTAGGTTATCCTCCCTTCTGTTCAGAAGATCCAAGAATGACATGTCGCAAG ATTATCAATTGGAGAGCATGCTTGAAATTCCCGGATGAACCAAAAGTACCAGATGAGGCTAAGGATCTGATCTGTCGTTTATTGTGTGATGTTGAATCAAGATTGGGGACCAGAGGAGTGGAAGAAATAAAG GCTCATCCTTGGTTCACAGGAACTAAGTGGGATGCGCTTTACGAAATGGAAGCTGCCTACAAGCCCATTGTTACTGGAGAACTAGACACTCAGAATTTCGAGAAGTTTCCTGAA GTAGAAGATGCACAATCAACAGCACCAAGAGTGGGACCCTGGCGAAAG ATGTTAACATCAAAAGATGCCAATTTCATTGGATACACTTTCAAGAAATCAGACATCCTTAAATCAGCTGAAACTTCAG GGATAGACACGAGTTCAAATGGATCGAAGCCTCCTCCATCTTTAGTTTCATTATTTG GCCATGTAGACTTACAAGACGCAACAAAGGAGGACGACCAAAAGAGGAACAGCTGA